In Physeter macrocephalus isolate SW-GA unplaced genomic scaffold, ASM283717v5 random_20, whole genome shotgun sequence, a single genomic region encodes these proteins:
- the SGK2 gene encoding serine/threonine-protein kinase Sgk2, with amino-acid sequence MDSSPAGTPSLQPPRANGNINLGPSANPNARPTDFDFLRVIGKGNYGKVLLAKHKSDGMFYAVKVLQKKSILKKKEQSHIMAERSVLLKNMCHPFLVGLHYSFQTPEKLYFVLDYVNGGELFFHLQRERRFLEPRARFYAAEVASAIGYLHSLNIIYRDLKPENILLDCQGHVVLTDFGLCKEGVEPEETTSTFCGTPEYLAPEVLRKEPYDRAVDWWSLGAVLYEMLHGLPPFYSQDVSQMYENILNQPLRIPGGLTVAACDLLQALLHKDQRQRLGSKTDFLEIKNHVFFSPINWDDLYHKRLTPPFNPNVAGPADLKHFDPEFTQEAVSKSIGCTPDTMASSSGASSAFLGFSYAPEDDAVLDC; translated from the exons ATGGACTCTAGCCCGGCTGGGACCCCCAGTCTGCAG CCCCCAAGGGCCAATGGGAATATCAACCTGGGGCCTTCGGCCAACCCAAA TGCCCGGCCTACCGACTTCGACTTCCTCAGAGTCATTGGCAAAGGAAACTACGGGAAG GTCCTACTGGCCAAGCACAAGTCCGACGGGATGTTCTACGCAGTGAAGGTGCTACAGAAAAAGTCCATCTTAAAGAAGAAAGAG CAGAGCCACATCATGGCGGAGCGCAGCGTGCTCCTGAAGAACATGTGCCACCCCTTCCTCGTGGGCCTGCACTACTCCTTCCAGACGCCGGAGAAGCTCTACTTTGTGCTGGACTATGTCAACGGGGGAGAG CTCTTCTTCCACCTGCAACGGGAGCGCCGGTTCCTGGAGCCCCGGGCCCGGTTTTACGCCGCCGAGGTGGCCAGCGCCATTGGCTACCTGCACTCCCTCAACATCATTTACAG GGACCTGAAACCAGAGAACATTCTTTTGGACTGCCAG GGACACGTGGTGCTGACGGATTTTGGCCTCTGCAAGGAAGGTGTAGAGCCTGAGGAGACCACGTCCACGTTTTGTGGCACCCCCGAG TACCTGGCTCCAGAAGTGCTTCGTAAAGAGCCTTATGATCGGGCAGTGGATTGGTGGTCCTTGGGGGCCGTTCTCTACGAGATGCTGCACGGCCTG ccGCCCTTCTACAGCCAAGATGTGTCCCAGATGTATGAGAACATTCTGAACCAGCCGCTACGGATCCCTGGGGGCCTGACAGTGGCCGCCTGCGACCTCCTGCAAGCCCTTCTTCACAAGGACCAGAGGCAGCGGCTGGGCTCCAAAACAGACTTT CTTGAGATAAAGAACCATGTATTCTTCAGCCCCATAAACTGGGACGACTTGTACCACAAGAGGCTGACTCCACCCTTCAACCCTAATGTG GCAGGACCGGCTGACTTGAAACACTTTGATCCAGAGTTCACCCAAGAAGCTGTGTCAAAGTCCATTGGCTGCACTCCCGACACTATGGCCAGCAGTTCTGGGGCCTCAAGTGCCTTCCTGGGATTTTCCTATGCACCGGAGGATGATGCCGTCTTAGATTGCTAG